Proteins encoded together in one Variovorax paradoxus EPS window:
- a CDS encoding glycoside hydrolase family 3 N-terminal domain-containing protein, whose product MHVRKAALAALLLSLSSGFLSPASAASVPDDPAASAAADARIESLIARMTVEEKAGQLSLYGPADIDTPNNPQAGWRNGQQETADVRAGRLTGLFNNAGLEGKRRLQQIAVRESRLGIPLIFGADVIHGFRTIFPMPLAEASSWEPALAERTTRAAAVEATADGFRWTFAPMVDIARDARWGRGLEGVGEDPYLARQFAAARVRGFQGSNLSNADSMLATPKHFAAYGAAEGGLDYSASDISERTLREVYLPPFRAAIDAGALSVMSGFNEIAGIPSTANPALLTGVLRDEWKFKGFVVSDYTADEELIEHGYAANGREAAKMAFMAGTDVSMQSGLYMRHLPDLVASGEVPMARLDEAVRRVLHVKQKLGLFDDPFRNLDGPPAAQRAENPEFIALAREDARRSIVMLKNEAKLLPLPKAGTKIALIGPFSEGTKDLMGSWSLFPGQSAPVGIDEGLRAALGPDSYVTIARGSNVESPLPGGIEAAVAAARDADVVVLAIGESQKMSGESRSRSDIGLPQPQQDLAEAVAATGKPVVVLLSNGRAMALKGAVRNARAILVTWFLGVQTGHAIADVVFGDFNPSGRLPVSFPQTAGQVPYYYAHKRTGRPSPEGAPGTSFKTRYVDATNEALYPFGFGIGYAPVRYDSVELSEDRMGMGDTLHVRATVTNTGMREAEEVVQLYLSERAASVTRPVRELKGFQKVRIEPGASKVVEFTLAAADMAFIGRDMKPVVEPGEFDLWVAPSAASGIRKRFVLTRE is encoded by the coding sequence ATGCACGTTCGAAAAGCGGCGCTCGCCGCCCTCCTCCTCTCCCTCTCGTCCGGCTTCCTTTCCCCCGCTTCAGCCGCCTCGGTTCCCGATGACCCCGCAGCTTCCGCCGCGGCGGACGCGCGCATCGAATCGCTGATCGCGCGCATGACCGTCGAGGAAAAGGCCGGCCAGCTGAGCCTCTACGGTCCTGCGGACATCGACACCCCCAACAACCCGCAGGCGGGCTGGCGCAACGGCCAGCAGGAGACGGCCGATGTGCGCGCCGGCCGCCTCACCGGCCTCTTCAACAACGCGGGCCTCGAAGGCAAGCGGCGGCTGCAGCAGATCGCGGTGCGCGAATCGCGCCTCGGCATTCCACTGATCTTCGGTGCCGACGTGATCCACGGCTTTCGCACGATCTTTCCGATGCCGCTGGCCGAGGCCTCCAGCTGGGAGCCCGCGCTGGCCGAGCGCACCACGCGCGCGGCTGCGGTCGAGGCCACGGCCGACGGCTTTCGCTGGACCTTCGCGCCGATGGTCGACATCGCGCGCGACGCACGCTGGGGCCGCGGCCTCGAAGGCGTGGGCGAGGACCCGTACCTCGCGCGACAGTTCGCTGCCGCGCGCGTGCGAGGCTTCCAGGGCAGCAATCTCTCGAACGCCGATTCGATGCTCGCCACACCCAAGCACTTCGCGGCCTACGGCGCGGCCGAGGGCGGCCTGGACTACAGCGCGAGCGACATCTCCGAGCGCACGCTGCGCGAGGTCTACCTGCCGCCGTTCCGCGCAGCCATCGATGCGGGCGCGCTCTCGGTCATGAGCGGCTTCAACGAGATCGCAGGCATCCCCTCGACCGCGAACCCCGCGCTGCTCACCGGCGTGCTGCGCGACGAATGGAAGTTCAAGGGCTTCGTGGTGTCCGACTACACCGCCGACGAGGAGCTCATCGAGCACGGCTACGCCGCCAACGGCCGCGAGGCCGCCAAGATGGCCTTCATGGCCGGCACCGACGTGAGCATGCAGAGCGGGCTCTACATGCGCCACCTGCCCGACCTCGTGGCCTCCGGCGAAGTGCCGATGGCGCGGCTCGACGAGGCGGTGCGCCGCGTGCTGCACGTCAAGCAGAAGCTGGGCCTCTTCGACGACCCGTTCCGCAACCTCGACGGACCGCCAGCCGCCCAGCGCGCCGAGAACCCCGAGTTCATCGCGCTCGCCCGCGAGGACGCGCGCCGCTCCATCGTCATGCTGAAGAACGAAGCCAAGCTGCTGCCGCTGCCCAAGGCCGGCACGAAGATCGCGCTGATCGGTCCGTTCTCCGAGGGCACGAAGGACCTGATGGGCTCCTGGAGCCTGTTCCCGGGCCAGTCGGCGCCGGTGGGCATCGACGAAGGCCTGCGCGCCGCATTGGGTCCCGACTCCTACGTGACGATCGCGCGCGGCTCGAACGTTGAATCGCCGCTGCCCGGCGGCATCGAGGCCGCCGTGGCTGCCGCACGCGATGCCGACGTGGTGGTGCTGGCCATCGGCGAAAGCCAGAAGATGTCGGGCGAGTCGCGCTCGCGCAGCGACATCGGCCTGCCGCAGCCGCAGCAGGATCTGGCCGAAGCCGTGGCCGCCACCGGCAAGCCGGTGGTCGTGCTCCTGAGCAACGGGCGCGCGATGGCGCTCAAGGGCGCGGTGCGCAATGCGCGCGCCATCCTCGTGACCTGGTTCCTCGGCGTGCAGACGGGCCACGCCATCGCCGACGTGGTGTTCGGCGACTTCAATCCTTCGGGCCGCCTGCCGGTGAGCTTTCCGCAGACTGCCGGCCAGGTGCCCTACTACTACGCCCACAAGCGCACCGGCCGGCCCTCGCCCGAAGGCGCGCCGGGCACGTCGTTCAAGACGCGCTATGTCGACGCGACGAACGAGGCGCTCTACCCCTTCGGCTTCGGCATCGGCTATGCGCCCGTGCGCTACGACAGCGTGGAGCTGAGCGAGGACCGCATGGGGATGGGCGACACGTTGCACGTGCGCGCCACCGTCACCAACACCGGCATGCGCGAGGCCGAGGAAGTGGTGCAGCTCTACCTCTCGGAACGCGCCGCGAGCGTGACGCGGCCGGTGCGCGAGCTCAAGGGCTTCCAGAAGGTGCGCATCGAGCCGGGCGCATCGAAGGTGGTCGAGTTCACGCTCGCCGCGGCGGACATGGCCTTCATTGGCCGCGACATGAAGCCCGTGGTCGAACCGGGTGAGTTCGACCTGTGGGTCGCGCCTTCGGCTGCGAGCGGCATCCGAAAGCGCTTCGTGCTCACCCGCGAGTGA
- a CDS encoding FmdB family zinc ribbon protein, with translation MPTYDYACGQCGGFDALRPSGQRDEPAACPDCGCASPRVLSAAPRLALMASGTRSAMETNERARHEPGSSRDYARFKHPAGCGCCSGSSRRSATVTAPNGAKAAPSKRPWMISH, from the coding sequence ATGCCGACCTACGACTACGCCTGCGGGCAGTGCGGCGGCTTCGATGCGCTGCGGCCTTCGGGCCAGCGCGACGAGCCGGCCGCGTGCCCCGACTGCGGATGCGCTTCGCCGCGTGTACTTTCGGCCGCACCGCGGCTCGCGTTGATGGCCTCGGGCACACGCAGTGCGATGGAGACCAACGAGCGCGCGCGGCACGAGCCCGGAAGCTCCCGCGACTACGCGCGCTTCAAGCACCCGGCGGGCTGCGGCTGTTGCTCGGGATCGTCCCGCCGCAGCGCGACGGTGACCGCGCCGAATGGCGCCAAGGCCGCACCGTCGAAGCGGCCGTGGATGATTTCGCACTAG
- the fmdA gene encoding formamidase — protein sequence MTDTLIKVDLTQSPTENENIHNRWHPDIPMACWVNPGDDFILETFDWTGGFIKNNDSADDVRDIDLSTVHYLSGPVGVKGAEPGDLLVVDLLDIGAKQDSLWGFNGFFSKKNGGGFLTDHFPEAQKSIWDFKGMFTSSRHIPGVNFAGLIHPGLIGCLPDKPMLDMWNEREGKLIATDPDRVPGLANPPFAGTAHMGKMTGEARAKAAAEGARTVPPREHGGNCDIKDLSRGSKVFFPVYVDGAGLSVGDLHFSQGDGEITFCGAIEMAGWVHMKVTLIKGGMAKYGIKNPIFKPSPITPQYNDYLIFEGISVDESGKQHYLDVNVAYRQACLNAIEYLKKFGYSGAQAYSILGTAPVQGHISGVVDVPNSCATLWLPTGIFDFDINPNASGPVKFIDGSIDMPLSHDLR from the coding sequence ATGACGGACACGCTGATCAAGGTCGACCTGACCCAATCGCCCACGGAGAACGAGAACATCCACAACCGCTGGCACCCGGACATTCCGATGGCCTGCTGGGTCAATCCGGGCGATGACTTCATCCTGGAGACCTTCGACTGGACCGGCGGCTTCATCAAGAACAACGACAGTGCCGACGACGTGCGCGACATCGACCTGAGCACGGTGCACTACCTCTCGGGCCCGGTGGGCGTGAAGGGCGCCGAGCCCGGCGACCTGCTGGTGGTCGACCTGCTGGACATCGGCGCCAAGCAGGACAGCCTCTGGGGCTTCAACGGTTTCTTCTCGAAGAAGAACGGCGGCGGGTTCTTGACCGATCACTTCCCTGAAGCGCAGAAATCGATCTGGGACTTCAAGGGCATGTTCACGAGTTCGCGCCACATCCCGGGCGTGAATTTCGCGGGGCTGATCCACCCCGGCCTCATCGGCTGCCTGCCCGACAAGCCGATGCTCGACATGTGGAACGAGCGCGAAGGCAAGCTCATCGCCACCGATCCGGACCGTGTGCCGGGCCTCGCCAATCCGCCGTTCGCCGGCACCGCCCACATGGGCAAGATGACCGGTGAAGCACGCGCGAAGGCCGCAGCGGAAGGCGCCCGCACGGTGCCGCCGCGCGAGCACGGCGGCAACTGCGACATCAAGGACCTCTCGCGCGGCTCCAAGGTGTTCTTCCCCGTGTATGTCGATGGCGCGGGCCTGAGCGTGGGCGACCTGCACTTCAGCCAGGGCGACGGCGAAATCACCTTCTGCGGTGCCATCGAGATGGCGGGCTGGGTGCACATGAAGGTGACGCTCATCAAGGGCGGCATGGCCAAGTACGGCATCAAGAACCCGATCTTCAAGCCCAGCCCGATCACGCCGCAATACAACGACTACCTGATCTTCGAAGGCATCTCGGTCGACGAGAGCGGCAAGCAGCATTACCTCGACGTGAACGTGGCCTATCGCCAGGCGTGCCTGAACGCCATCGAGTACCTGAAGAAGTTCGGCTACTCGGGCGCACAGGCCTATTCGATCCTCGGCACGGCGCCGGTGCAAGGCCACATCAGCGGTGTGGTCGATGTGCCGAACTCGTGCGCCACGCTGTGGCTGCCCACGGGCATCTTCGACTTCGATATCAACCCGAACGCCTCGGGTCCGGTGAAGTTCATCGACGGCAGCATCGACATGCCGCTGTCGCACGACCTGCGCTGA
- the urtE gene encoding urea ABC transporter ATP-binding subunit UrtE: MLKVEDLHVAYGQSEALHGLSFEGHANETVAIMGRNGMGKTTLFKSLMGVLPIKSGRIEVAGQDVSRDESFKRVAKGIAYVPQGRMIFPTLTVEENIQTGLENSKTRRIPEEIYALFPVLWDMKSRKGGNLSGGQQQQLAIARALVTDPKVLLLDEPTEGIQPSIIKDIAKALNEIRKLRGITIVVSEQVLSFAMDVADRLFVIEGGRLVHETARDKTDVDHIKAYLSV, translated from the coding sequence ATGCTGAAGGTCGAAGACCTGCACGTCGCCTACGGCCAGAGCGAGGCCTTGCACGGCCTCTCGTTCGAAGGCCATGCCAACGAAACCGTCGCCATCATGGGCCGCAACGGCATGGGCAAGACCACGCTCTTCAAGAGCCTGATGGGCGTGCTGCCGATCAAGAGCGGGCGCATCGAAGTGGCGGGGCAGGACGTGTCGCGCGACGAGAGCTTCAAGCGCGTGGCCAAGGGCATCGCCTATGTGCCGCAGGGCCGGATGATCTTTCCGACGCTGACCGTGGAAGAGAACATCCAGACCGGTCTGGAGAACTCGAAGACCCGGCGCATCCCCGAAGAAATCTACGCGCTGTTCCCCGTGCTGTGGGACATGAAGAGCCGCAAGGGCGGCAACCTCTCGGGCGGCCAGCAACAGCAGCTTGCGATTGCACGCGCTCTCGTCACCGACCCCAAGGTGCTGCTGCTCGACGAGCCCACCGAAGGCATTCAGCCTTCGATCATCAAGGACATCGCGAAGGCGCTGAACGAGATCCGCAAGCTGCGCGGCATCACCATCGTCGTGTCCGAGCAGGTGCTGAGTTTCGCGATGGACGTGGCCGACCGGCTCTTCGTCATCGAAGGCGGCCGCCTTGTGCACGAGACCGCGCGCGACAAGACCGATGTCGATCACATCAAAGCCTATCTCTCTGTCTAA
- the urtD gene encoding urea ABC transporter ATP-binding protein UrtD, which yields MSNTDFALAVEDLTVSFDGFKAIDDLTLYIDKNELRVIIGPNGAGKTTLLDLICGKTRASGGSIKFKNTELTKMAEHKRVRLGIGRKFQTPSIYENLSVFQNLEVSFPKGRSVFGALAFKCDDEVKAKVQAVAEDIGLADKLRTEAGLLSHGQKQWLEIGMLLMQEPELLMLDEPIAGMSARERELTADLLKRICQNRAVIVIEHDMAFVKQIAHKVTVMHQGKILAEGPMEKVQADPKVIDVYLGH from the coding sequence ATGAGCAACACCGACTTCGCGCTCGCCGTGGAAGACCTCACCGTCTCCTTCGACGGCTTCAAGGCCATCGACGACCTGACGCTCTACATCGACAAGAACGAGCTGCGCGTGATCATCGGCCCCAACGGTGCCGGCAAGACCACGCTGCTCGACCTGATCTGCGGCAAGACGCGCGCGAGCGGCGGCAGCATCAAGTTCAAGAACACCGAACTCACGAAGATGGCCGAGCACAAGCGCGTGCGGCTGGGCATCGGCCGCAAGTTCCAGACGCCGTCGATCTACGAGAACCTCAGCGTGTTCCAGAACCTGGAGGTGTCCTTTCCGAAAGGCCGCTCGGTGTTCGGCGCGCTGGCGTTCAAGTGCGACGACGAGGTCAAGGCCAAGGTGCAGGCGGTGGCCGAAGACATCGGCCTGGCGGACAAGCTTCGCACCGAAGCGGGCCTGCTGAGCCACGGCCAGAAGCAGTGGCTGGAGATCGGCATGCTGCTGATGCAAGAGCCTGAGCTGCTGATGCTCGACGAACCCATCGCCGGCATGAGTGCGCGCGAACGCGAACTCACCGCCGACCTGCTCAAGCGCATTTGCCAGAACCGCGCGGTGATCGTCATCGAGCACGACATGGCCTTCGTCAAGCAGATCGCGCACAAGGTCACCGTGATGCACCAGGGAAAGATCCTCGCCGAAGGGCCGATGGAGAAGGTGCAGGCGGACCCGAAGGTCATCGACGTTTATCTGGGGCACTGA
- the urtC gene encoding urea ABC transporter permease subunit UrtC: MNFIKASILRYQLGSLLLLVLLLAVVLPLSLDIFRLNLVGKYLTYAFVAVGLVMVWGYGGVLSLGQGVFFGIGGYAMAMFLKLEASDPITTKIQSTPGIPDFMDWNQITELPALWLPFKSLPLSLALVVLAPMALAWLVSFAMFKRRVGGVYFAIITQAVALICTVLIIGQQGYTGGVNGMTDLKTMLGWDTRTDGAKYILYYVCVGLLVASILLCRFIQTSKLGTLLLAMRDKEDRVRFSGYDVSNFKVFIFCLAAGLSGIGGAMFALQVGFMSPSFVGIVPSIEMVIFCAVGGRMSLVGAVYGALLVNAGKTLFSESFPDLWLFLMAGLFIGVTMAFPMGLAGLWDEKIKPWWKGRRQALREAAVQPPPAMPMTPAAPVVSPEPHLPEGVGSQRA; this comes from the coding sequence ATGAATTTCATCAAGGCCTCGATCCTGCGCTACCAGTTGGGCAGCCTCCTGCTGCTGGTGCTGCTGCTGGCGGTCGTGCTGCCGCTCTCGCTCGACATCTTTCGCTTGAACCTCGTGGGCAAGTACCTCACCTACGCCTTCGTCGCCGTGGGGCTCGTCATGGTGTGGGGATACGGCGGCGTGCTGAGCCTGGGGCAGGGCGTGTTCTTCGGCATCGGCGGCTATGCGATGGCGATGTTCTTGAAGCTCGAAGCCTCCGACCCGATCACCACCAAGATCCAGTCGACCCCCGGCATTCCGGACTTCATGGACTGGAACCAGATCACCGAGCTGCCCGCGTTGTGGCTGCCGTTCAAGAGCCTGCCACTGAGCCTTGCACTCGTGGTGCTCGCGCCGATGGCGCTGGCGTGGCTCGTGAGCTTCGCGATGTTCAAGCGTCGCGTCGGCGGCGTGTACTTCGCGATCATCACGCAGGCGGTGGCGCTGATCTGCACCGTGCTCATCATCGGCCAGCAGGGCTACACGGGCGGCGTCAACGGCATGACCGACCTGAAGACGATGCTGGGCTGGGACACGCGCACCGACGGCGCCAAGTACATCCTCTACTACGTGTGCGTCGGCCTGCTGGTCGCGAGCATCCTCCTGTGCCGCTTCATTCAGACCAGCAAGCTCGGCACGCTGCTGCTCGCGATGCGCGACAAGGAAGACCGCGTGCGCTTCTCGGGCTACGACGTGTCGAACTTCAAGGTCTTCATCTTCTGCCTCGCGGCCGGGCTCTCGGGCATCGGCGGCGCGATGTTCGCGCTGCAGGTGGGCTTCATGTCGCCGAGCTTCGTGGGCATCGTGCCGTCCATCGAGATGGTGATCTTCTGCGCGGTCGGGGGCCGCATGAGCCTGGTGGGCGCGGTGTACGGCGCGCTGCTGGTGAATGCGGGCAAGACGCTGTTCTCGGAGAGCTTTCCGGACCTGTGGCTCTTCCTGATGGCCGGGCTCTTCATCGGCGTGACGATGGCGTTCCCGATGGGCCTGGCGGGCCTGTGGGACGAAAAGATCAAGCCCTGGTGGAAGGGCCGCCGCCAGGCGCTGCGCGAGGCCGCGGTGCAGCCGCCGCCCGCCATGCCGATGACGCCCGCGGCACCCGTCGTATCGCCCGAACCCCACCTGCCCGAAGGTGTCGGCAGCCAACGCGCCTGA
- the urtB gene encoding urea ABC transporter permease subunit UrtB, with protein sequence MTLSDMMNIGLMQGFAGLSLFAVLLLMGLGLAIIFGQMGVINMAHGEFMTIGAYSIYLAAQVTERMAPAFMPYYFPIAIGLAFVFAFIVGWIVEWVLIRHLYKRPLDTLLATWGVSLGLQQIFRTFIGPKEVSPTLPEWIMGSWTPHEGLDIPINGLFVLALTGLVTCGVLIALHKSRWGLRVRATVANRTMANATGIDTKKTDRLTFAIGCGIAGMAGAAFTTIGSTGPTSGSLYIVDAFLVVTFGGAASLLGTVVSAFGIAQTQSISEFFMTGSMAKVLTLSLIVLILMMRPQGLFAVKVRR encoded by the coding sequence ATGACTCTGTCGGACATGATGAACATCGGCCTCATGCAGGGCTTCGCGGGGCTGAGCCTCTTCGCGGTGCTGCTGCTCATGGGCCTGGGCCTGGCGATCATCTTCGGCCAGATGGGCGTCATCAACATGGCGCATGGCGAGTTCATGACCATCGGCGCCTACTCGATCTACCTGGCCGCACAGGTCACGGAGCGGATGGCGCCCGCGTTCATGCCGTATTACTTTCCGATCGCCATCGGCCTGGCCTTCGTCTTCGCCTTCATCGTCGGCTGGATCGTGGAGTGGGTGTTGATTCGCCACCTCTACAAGCGCCCGCTCGACACGCTGCTCGCCACCTGGGGCGTGAGCCTGGGGCTGCAGCAGATTTTCCGCACCTTCATCGGCCCGAAGGAAGTGAGCCCCACGCTGCCCGAATGGATCATGGGCTCGTGGACGCCCCATGAGGGCCTCGATATTCCGATCAACGGCCTCTTCGTGCTCGCGCTCACCGGGCTGGTCACCTGCGGCGTGCTCATCGCGCTGCACAAGAGCCGCTGGGGCCTGCGCGTGCGTGCCACCGTGGCCAACCGCACGATGGCCAATGCCACCGGCATCGACACGAAGAAGACCGACCGCCTGACCTTCGCCATCGGATGCGGCATTGCCGGCATGGCGGGAGCGGCCTTTACCACCATCGGCTCGACCGGGCCGACCTCGGGCTCGCTCTACATCGTCGATGCGTTCCTGGTCGTGACCTTCGGCGGCGCCGCGAGCCTGCTGGGCACCGTGGTCTCGGCCTTCGGCATTGCGCAGACGCAGTCGATCTCGGAGTTCTTCATGACCGGCTCGATGGCCAAGGTGCTGACGCTTTCGCTGATCGTGCTGATCCTGATGATGCGGCCGCAAGGGCTCTTCGCCGTCAAGGTCCGCCGTTGA
- the urtA gene encoding urea ABC transporter substrate-binding protein: MPRDSDPSFDALDAMALRRRRLLQGAAALPVMGLSGLSFGQSQFPTAKVNTTKLAVTDTEVTVGQLHSSTGTMAISETGSIQAEQLAIDQINAMGGILGRKIKVIKEDGASDWPTFAEKSKKLLVNDHCAAVFGCWTSASRKAVLPVFEKENGLLYYPTFYEGLEQSKNVIYTGQEATQQIIWGLDWGAKEKKAKTFFLVGSDYIWPRTSMKIARKHIENFQKGSVKGEEYYPLGHTNFNSLINKIKVAKPDCIFAAVVGGSNVAFYKQLKAAGITGDKQFLLTLAVTEDEMTGVGGENFAGFYSSMKYFQSLDNENNKKFVAAFKAKYGKDAVIGDVTQAGYLGPWLWKAAVEKAGSFDVDKVVAGSPGIELKTAPEGYVKLDANHHLWSKARIGQGQLDGTFKVVAESAELIKPDPFPKGYQ; the protein is encoded by the coding sequence ATGCCGCGTGATTCCGATCCCTCCTTCGATGCCCTCGACGCCATGGCCCTGCGCCGCCGACGCCTGCTGCAGGGCGCCGCCGCGCTGCCCGTGATGGGCCTGAGCGGCCTGAGCTTCGGCCAGTCGCAGTTCCCCACCGCCAAGGTCAACACCACCAAGCTCGCGGTGACCGACACCGAAGTCACGGTGGGCCAACTGCATTCGTCCACCGGCACCATGGCCATTTCGGAGACCGGCTCGATCCAGGCCGAGCAACTGGCCATCGACCAGATCAACGCCATGGGCGGCATCCTGGGCCGCAAGATCAAGGTCATCAAGGAAGACGGCGCCTCCGACTGGCCCACCTTCGCCGAGAAGTCGAAGAAGCTTCTGGTCAACGACCACTGCGCGGCCGTCTTCGGCTGCTGGACCAGCGCCTCGCGCAAGGCCGTGCTGCCGGTGTTCGAGAAGGAGAACGGCCTCCTGTACTACCCGACCTTCTACGAAGGCCTGGAGCAGAGCAAGAACGTGATCTACACGGGGCAAGAGGCCACGCAGCAGATCATCTGGGGCCTGGACTGGGGCGCGAAGGAGAAGAAGGCCAAGACCTTCTTCCTCGTCGGCTCCGACTACATCTGGCCGCGCACCTCGATGAAGATCGCGCGCAAGCACATCGAGAACTTCCAGAAGGGTTCGGTCAAGGGCGAGGAGTACTACCCGCTGGGCCACACCAACTTCAACTCGCTCATCAACAAGATCAAGGTCGCCAAGCCCGACTGCATCTTCGCTGCCGTGGTGGGCGGCTCGAACGTGGCCTTCTACAAGCAGCTGAAGGCCGCGGGCATCACCGGCGACAAGCAGTTCCTCCTGACGCTGGCCGTGACCGAGGACGAGATGACCGGCGTGGGCGGCGAGAACTTCGCGGGCTTCTATTCGTCGATGAAGTACTTCCAGTCGCTCGACAACGAGAACAACAAGAAGTTCGTGGCCGCCTTCAAGGCCAAGTACGGCAAGGACGCGGTGATCGGCGACGTGACGCAGGCGGGCTACCTCGGCCCGTGGCTGTGGAAGGCGGCTGTGGAGAAGGCCGGCAGCTTCGATGTCGACAAGGTCGTGGCGGGTTCGCCGGGCATCGAGCTGAAGACGGCACCCGAGGGCTACGTGAAGCTGGATGCGAACCACCATTTGTGGAGCAAGGCGCGCATCGGTCAGGGGCAGCTCGACGGGACGTTCAAGGTGGTTGCCGAATCGGCTGAACTGATCAAGCCCGATCCGTTCCCCAAGGGCTACCAGTAA